One segment of Neobacillus endophyticus DNA contains the following:
- a CDS encoding peptidylprolyl isomerase, protein MKKWILAFTLAGGVLALGACSQNGTGSAAVAESKAGNVTQEELYNAMKDKVGVQALQQLIYEKVLSKKYTVTDKELNAKINDLKQQLGSNFSAALAQYGYKSENDLKKTMKIGMLEEKAAMKDVKVTDKELQDYYNNYKSEIKVRHILVKDLKTANDVKKQLDAGAKFEDIAKKYSQDTGSASNGGDIGWINNQNASQFDPDFVKGAYALKVNQISAPVKSQFGYHIIEVTQIKPKQSFDKMKSQIEYNVKSSKLTNDIINKAMQRELKDAGVKIDDKALKDALNPLSTSSSTTNTGQ, encoded by the coding sequence ATGAAAAAATGGATATTGGCCTTCACTTTAGCCGGCGGGGTTCTTGCATTAGGAGCATGCAGCCAAAACGGCACAGGGTCAGCTGCAGTGGCCGAGAGTAAGGCAGGTAATGTAACACAGGAAGAACTTTATAATGCAATGAAAGATAAAGTCGGCGTACAAGCATTGCAACAGCTTATTTACGAAAAAGTTCTCTCCAAGAAATATACAGTCACTGATAAAGAACTAAATGCGAAAATTAATGACTTAAAACAACAGCTTGGGTCAAATTTTAGTGCAGCACTTGCTCAATACGGTTATAAAAGTGAAAATGACCTAAAGAAAACGATGAAGATTGGTATGCTTGAAGAGAAAGCAGCTATGAAGGATGTTAAAGTTACGGATAAGGAACTTCAAGATTACTACAATAATTATAAATCTGAAATTAAGGTGCGCCACATCCTTGTAAAGGATTTAAAAACAGCAAACGATGTTAAAAAACAGCTTGATGCTGGAGCGAAATTTGAAGATATTGCCAAAAAGTATTCACAAGATACTGGTTCTGCATCAAATGGCGGTGACATTGGCTGGATTAACAACCAAAATGCATCTCAATTCGATCCAGACTTTGTAAAGGGAGCATATGCCCTAAAAGTAAATCAAATCAGTGCCCCAGTTAAATCACAATTTGGCTATCATATTATCGAAGTCACACAAATTAAACCAAAACAATCTTTTGACAAAATGAAGAGCCAAATTGAATATAATGTAAAATCTTCCAAGCTGACGAACGATATCATCAACAAAGCAATGCAACGCGAACTTAAAGATGCAGGCGTTAAAATTGATGATAAAGCATTAAAAGATGCCCTAAATCCACTATCAACATCAAGCTCAACAACAAATACTGGTCAATAA
- a CDS encoding YjcZ family sporulation protein, protein MTAAGGYGGGFALIVVLFILLIIVGAAWVW, encoded by the coding sequence ATGACTGCTGCAGGCGGATATGGTGGAGGCTTTGCGTTAATCGTAGTTCTATTTATTCTCTTGATTATCGTTGGAGCTGCTTGGGTGTGGTAA
- a CDS encoding DUF1878 family protein, translating to MREYEKLMEKIHILEYHQKLLLKLVENPKLPFYKLIIEKGLTEADVESFFRLCGDLCEELGKQKAEGFVYFHPLFNKLSAFLPANINMKETVEACLGQKLYEPLFKEFEKYI from the coding sequence ATGAGAGAATATGAAAAACTAATGGAAAAAATTCATATACTTGAATACCATCAAAAGCTATTACTAAAATTAGTAGAAAACCCGAAGCTTCCTTTTTATAAACTCATAATTGAAAAAGGGTTGACAGAAGCTGATGTTGAAAGTTTCTTCCGTTTGTGCGGCGACTTGTGTGAAGAATTGGGAAAACAAAAAGCGGAAGGTTTTGTTTATTTTCATCCGCTTTTCAATAAACTATCAGCGTTTTTACCAGCAAACATAAATATGAAAGAAACAGTTGAGGCATGCTTAGGCCAAAAGCTGTATGAGCCGCTTTTTAAGGAATTTGAAAAGTACATATAA
- a CDS encoding HTH-type transcriptional regulator Hpr, translated as MTGKQYSLKEAMVFSQRIAQLSKALWKSIEKDWQQWIKPFDLNINEHHILWIAYHLNGASISDVAKFGVMHVSTAFNFSKKLEERGLLKFSKKENDKRNTYIQLTDDGEQILLKLMETYEPSSNAAFSGALPLRELYGRFPDFIEIMAIVRNIYGEDFMEIFEKCFHNIESEFSEDNGKLTKAEKSEQELA; from the coding sequence ATGACAGGGAAACAATATTCATTAAAGGAAGCGATGGTTTTTAGTCAAAGAATAGCCCAATTAAGTAAAGCACTGTGGAAATCAATAGAAAAAGACTGGCAACAATGGATCAAACCTTTTGATTTAAATATTAATGAACATCATATCCTGTGGATTGCATATCATTTAAATGGTGCCTCCATTTCAGATGTAGCAAAATTTGGCGTCATGCATGTCTCCACAGCTTTTAATTTTTCTAAAAAGTTAGAAGAAAGAGGGCTGCTGAAATTTTCGAAAAAGGAAAATGATAAACGTAATACGTATATTCAGCTTACCGATGATGGAGAACAAATTCTGCTTAAATTAATGGAAACGTACGAACCTAGTTCAAATGCAGCTTTTTCAGGGGCCCTTCCGCTTAGAGAATTGTATGGGAGATTTCCGGATTTTATTGAAATCATGGCAATTGTCCGCAATATTTACGGAGAAGATTTTATGGAGATTTTCGAAAAATGTTTCCATAATATTGAAAGTGAGTTTTCTGAAGATAATGGTAAACTAACAAAAGCGGAAAAATCTGAGCAAGAACTTGCATAA
- a CDS encoding YtxH domain-containing protein, with protein MKWKLFLSGIFAGSVAAGITTLLTAKNSGKITRGKLKENKQFIFSQMNELKTNLQEIKTAASEAVTEAKTSIPSFISDTTASFMKWREDTQLQQQEIQRELLKIKSTVQNQQ; from the coding sequence ATGAAGTGGAAACTGTTTTTATCAGGAATATTTGCAGGCAGTGTTGCTGCTGGTATTACCACTCTTTTAACAGCAAAAAATTCTGGAAAGATCACACGGGGGAAATTAAAAGAAAATAAACAATTTATTTTCAGCCAAATGAATGAATTAAAAACGAATCTCCAAGAAATAAAAACAGCCGCCTCTGAAGCTGTCACGGAAGCAAAAACTAGTATTCCATCTTTTATTTCCGACACAACAGCCTCTTTTATGAAATGGAGAGAAGACACACAACTACAGCAACAAGAAATTCAAAGAGAGCTGCTAAAAATTAAAAGCACCGTTCAAAATCAGCAGTAA
- a CDS encoding tryptophan transporter, protein MNTKKLVTLALLVGIGAVLHAVMPNFILGMKPDMMLAMMFLGIILFPEVKNVLLLGIVTGILSALTTGFPGGQIPNIIDKICTSFVFFGLFMSLSKFRNSIISVALLTAIGTIVSGTVFLTAATFIAGFKGSILLLLGTVVLPAAAVNTVTMIILYPVAQSAIKRSKITQASVIQK, encoded by the coding sequence ATGAATACAAAAAAACTTGTTACACTCGCATTGTTGGTGGGTATTGGAGCAGTATTGCATGCGGTAATGCCGAATTTCATCCTAGGGATGAAGCCGGATATGATGCTAGCAATGATGTTTTTAGGAATCATTCTATTCCCAGAAGTAAAAAACGTATTGCTTTTAGGAATTGTAACTGGAATATTGTCTGCATTGACTACTGGCTTTCCAGGAGGACAAATTCCAAATATCATTGATAAAATTTGCACATCATTCGTCTTTTTCGGTTTATTTATGTCATTAAGTAAATTTCGGAATTCGATTATAAGCGTCGCATTACTGACAGCAATTGGAACCATCGTTTCTGGGACTGTCTTTTTAACCGCGGCAACCTTTATTGCCGGATTCAAAGGGTCCATTCTACTTTTGCTGGGAACAGTTGTTTTACCTGCAGCCGCCGTTAATACGGTAACAATGATTATTTTGTATCCTGTTGCTCAATCAGCAATTAAAAGATCTAAAATAACACAAGCATCCGTGATTCAAAAATAA
- a CDS encoding HIT family protein has protein sequence MSDCIFCKIVNGEIPSAKVFENEHVLAFMDISQVTKGHTLVIPKVHKENIFELTPEIARNIYEAVPAIANALKAEFNPPALNTINNNGELAGQTVFHFHVHLIPRYGKGDGLGIVWKNNQSDYTSDLLQEMAVNISKHL, from the coding sequence ATGAGCGATTGTATTTTTTGTAAAATTGTTAATGGAGAAATTCCTTCGGCTAAAGTATTTGAAAATGAACATGTTTTAGCCTTTATGGATATCAGCCAGGTTACAAAAGGTCATACTTTGGTCATTCCAAAGGTACATAAGGAAAATATTTTTGAATTGACTCCCGAAATCGCTAGAAATATTTATGAAGCAGTGCCTGCGATTGCAAACGCTTTAAAGGCAGAATTCAATCCTCCTGCATTAAACACCATCAATAATAATGGAGAGCTAGCGGGACAAACCGTATTCCATTTCCATGTTCACCTCATACCAAGGTATGGGAAAGGTGACGGATTAGGCATCGTATGGAAAAATAATCAAAGCGACTATACGTCGGATCTTCTGCAAGAAATGGCAGTCAATATCAGCAAACATTTATAG
- a CDS encoding ABC transporter ATP-binding protein, which yields MSLLTIENLVGGYTRNPVLKEVSFEVNQKEIVALIGLNGAGKSTTIKHIIGLMEPHRGSIKINGKNFIDNKEIYRRLFTYVPETPVLYEELTLEEHLKLTAMAYGLDKKIYNERISFLLSEFRMEKRLKWFPAHFSKGMKQKVMIMCAFLVQPSLYIVDEPFVGLDPLGIQSLLDLMKKMKENGAGILMSTHILATAERYCDRFVILHEGKIRAKGTLTELREQFSMPEASLDDLYIQLTKEDHYV from the coding sequence ATGTCTTTATTAACAATTGAAAACCTTGTCGGGGGCTATACTAGAAACCCGGTATTAAAAGAGGTTTCATTTGAAGTAAATCAAAAGGAAATCGTTGCGTTGATTGGATTAAACGGTGCTGGGAAAAGCACGACGATTAAACACATAATTGGTTTGATGGAGCCTCATCGCGGTTCGATAAAAATTAATGGAAAAAACTTTATCGACAATAAGGAAATTTACCGCCGTTTATTTACATACGTACCTGAAACACCCGTTTTATATGAAGAACTTACATTAGAGGAGCATTTAAAGTTAACCGCAATGGCATATGGGTTGGATAAAAAGATCTATAATGAACGGATTTCGTTCCTGCTCTCAGAATTTCGCATGGAAAAACGCTTAAAATGGTTTCCGGCACATTTTTCTAAAGGAATGAAACAAAAAGTAATGATCATGTGTGCTTTTCTTGTTCAGCCGTCTCTTTATATTGTTGATGAACCTTTTGTCGGTCTTGACCCACTAGGCATTCAATCTCTGCTGGATCTTATGAAGAAAATGAAAGAAAATGGTGCAGGTATCTTGATGTCCACGCATATCCTAGCTACCGCTGAAAGATACTGCGACCGGTTTGTTATTCTCCACGAAGGGAAAATCCGTGCAAAAGGAACCCTTACGGAATTAAGAGAGCAATTTTCCATGCCTGAAGCCTCATTGGATGATTTGTATATTCAATTAACGAAGGAAGATCATTATGTTTGA
- a CDS encoding ABC transporter permease produces MFDAKTLWAERAGGRIRDFGKYLRYIFNGHLVIVLLFLIGSAAYYYQKWITTLKPEFPAFLITAIILSVFLTRSPVYNFLLEADRVFLLPLETRLKGYFLRSGLVSLIFQGYIILMVFAVLMPMYAKVSGRGFKMFLSFLIVLLAVKGWNLAVSWRIQYFVQAAVHNWDMAVRYFLNAVFTYLLLKEANFFLLLALILVMVFYYWSFYVRTKLMGLKWDLLISSEEKRVASFYRLANMFTDVPTLKDVVKRRKWLDLWISKIPYRQDQSYLYLFARTFLRAGDYLGLFIRLTVIGIVAIYFLSFGMGQVLLSILFLYLTGFQLLPLWKHHQYKIWVDLYPVSEKYKQKSFYFLIQMILSIEIVFFAVFILIKGQESVALIDLLSGILFNLVFVHFYIQKRLEV; encoded by the coding sequence ATGTTTGATGCCAAAACGTTATGGGCAGAAAGAGCTGGCGGACGGATCAGGGATTTTGGAAAGTATTTACGATATATTTTCAATGGACATCTTGTTATTGTTTTGCTTTTTTTAATTGGAAGTGCAGCCTATTATTATCAGAAATGGATCACCACTCTAAAGCCTGAATTTCCAGCATTTCTAATTACAGCCATAATCCTAAGTGTTTTTCTGACACGCAGTCCGGTATATAATTTTTTGCTTGAAGCTGACCGTGTCTTTTTATTGCCGCTTGAAACCCGATTAAAAGGATATTTTCTCCGATCCGGATTGGTGAGTCTTATTTTTCAGGGCTACATTATACTAATGGTTTTTGCAGTTTTGATGCCCATGTACGCAAAAGTAAGCGGCAGGGGCTTTAAAATGTTTCTCTCGTTCTTGATTGTCCTTCTGGCTGTAAAAGGCTGGAACTTGGCTGTCAGTTGGCGCATTCAATATTTTGTACAAGCTGCTGTCCACAACTGGGATATGGCAGTGCGCTATTTTCTTAATGCTGTATTCACTTATTTATTATTAAAAGAAGCGAACTTTTTCCTGCTTTTGGCTTTGATCCTGGTCATGGTGTTTTATTATTGGTCTTTCTATGTTCGGACAAAACTGATGGGGTTAAAATGGGATTTGTTAATCAGCAGTGAGGAAAAACGGGTGGCATCCTTTTATAGGCTGGCCAATATGTTTACGGATGTTCCGACATTAAAGGATGTTGTGAAGAGAAGAAAATGGCTCGATCTATGGATCAGCAAAATTCCTTATCGTCAGGATCAATCGTATCTTTATTTATTTGCCAGGACTTTTTTGCGAGCTGGTGATTATCTGGGACTTTTCATCCGACTGACTGTAATTGGGATAGTAGCGATTTACTTCTTATCCTTCGGCATGGGACAGGTTCTGCTTAGCATTTTATTTCTCTATTTGACCGGTTTTCAGCTTTTACCATTATGGAAGCACCATCAGTATAAGATTTGGGTGGATTTGTATCCTGTTTCCGAAAAGTATAAGCAAAAGTCCTTTTATTTTTTAATACAGATGATTTTAAGTATCGAAATAGTGTTTTTTGCAGTATTTATTTTAATAAAAGGACAAGAATCTGTGGCTCTCATCGATTTGCTTAGCGGAATTTTATTTAACCTAGTATTTGTTCATTTCTACATACAGAAGCGTTTAGAGGTTTAG
- a CDS encoding EcsC family protein: protein MNEYELKVYDEVETWKRRMMGRSGMLKRLSKKTQGKVNEWIPEKVHELMTNSIKAMVKATLFGSQITTSHNDLRGITLEEKDATVRKKITSFQKTAMVEGAGTGAGGLLLGFADFPLLLSIKMKFLFETAEIYGFHTKEYEERLFILHVFQLAFSSDEIRKQTLSEIENWEDRKQDLMEMDWRKFQQEYRDYLDLAKMFQLVPGIGAFVGAYANHNLLKTLGETAMNAYRLRILTKTPEL from the coding sequence ATGAACGAATATGAACTAAAAGTTTATGACGAAGTTGAAACCTGGAAGAGAAGGATGATGGGACGTTCCGGCATGCTAAAAAGGCTTTCAAAAAAAACTCAAGGAAAAGTCAATGAGTGGATCCCTGAAAAAGTCCATGAGTTAATGACGAATAGTATTAAGGCAATGGTGAAGGCGACATTATTCGGTTCTCAGATTACTACCAGCCATAACGATTTACGAGGGATAACTCTGGAAGAAAAAGATGCTACAGTAAGGAAAAAAATTACTTCTTTTCAGAAAACAGCTATGGTAGAAGGAGCAGGGACTGGTGCTGGTGGGTTATTACTCGGCTTTGCTGATTTCCCACTATTATTATCCATTAAAATGAAATTTTTGTTTGAAACAGCAGAAATTTACGGTTTTCATACCAAAGAATACGAAGAACGGTTATTTATTCTCCATGTGTTTCAGCTGGCATTTTCCAGCGATGAAATTCGCAAGCAGACTTTATCAGAAATTGAAAATTGGGAGGACAGAAAACAGGATTTAATGGAGATGGATTGGCGTAAATTTCAGCAGGAATATCGTGATTATCTTGATTTGGCTAAAATGTTTCAGCTTGTTCCGGGAATTGGTGCATTCGTTGGAGCTTATGCCAATCATAATTTGCTGAAAACATTAGGAGAAACAGCCATGAACGCTTATCGACTAAGAATCCTGACAAAAACCCCTGAACTTTAA
- a CDS encoding M20 family metallopeptidase, with translation MLQKLFAKLENYYDEMVEIRRYFHQRPELSFQEYETAKYIQSYYEQLNIEVKGNVGGNGVVAKVYGANPGKTVGLRADFDALPIQDEKDVPYKSLVPGVMHACGHDGHTATLLVLAKALNEIKDELSGNYVFIHQHAEEYAPGGALPMIEAGCLEGVDVIFGTHLWASEPTGTIQYRVGPIMAAADRFEIEIQGKGGHGAQPHKTKDAIVTASQLVLNLQQIVSRKVNPVEAAVVTVGSFTAENAFNVIADKAKLIGTVRTFDEGVRSFIENEIERIIHGTCYLSDSTYEYNFVRGYPAVINHAKETEFLIECAKEVEEVKNIEETEPQMGGEDFAYYLQEVPGTFFYTGAKPAVDGDGYPHHHPKFDIDEKAMLIAAKTLGTAAVNCHS, from the coding sequence ATGTTGCAAAAGCTGTTTGCCAAACTAGAAAATTATTATGATGAAATGGTGGAAATCCGCCGGTATTTTCATCAGCGCCCAGAGTTATCCTTTCAGGAATATGAAACAGCTAAATATATTCAATCGTATTATGAGCAGTTGAATATCGAAGTGAAAGGAAATGTAGGAGGCAATGGGGTCGTCGCAAAGGTCTATGGGGCAAATCCCGGCAAAACTGTAGGATTGCGGGCTGATTTTGATGCATTACCCATACAAGATGAAAAAGATGTACCCTATAAATCACTTGTTCCAGGCGTGATGCATGCATGCGGACATGACGGTCACACTGCCACCCTTCTAGTACTAGCCAAGGCTTTAAATGAAATAAAAGACGAGCTTTCAGGTAATTATGTCTTTATTCATCAACATGCTGAAGAATACGCACCGGGCGGCGCATTGCCGATGATTGAAGCTGGCTGTTTGGAGGGTGTTGATGTAATATTTGGCACCCATTTATGGGCAAGTGAACCAACTGGAACGATTCAATATCGAGTAGGTCCGATTATGGCTGCTGCTGACCGGTTTGAAATCGAAATTCAAGGAAAAGGCGGACACGGTGCCCAGCCGCATAAAACGAAAGATGCTATTGTAACAGCTTCTCAGCTAGTGTTAAATCTCCAACAAATCGTCAGTCGCAAAGTAAATCCAGTGGAAGCTGCAGTTGTCACAGTCGGATCGTTTACAGCAGAAAATGCATTCAATGTGATTGCTGATAAAGCTAAACTAATTGGTACTGTCCGGACATTTGATGAAGGTGTACGTTCATTCATTGAGAATGAAATAGAACGAATTATCCATGGAACCTGCTATTTATCCGACAGTACATATGAATATAACTTTGTAAGAGGCTATCCTGCAGTAATCAACCACGCTAAAGAAACAGAGTTCCTGATTGAATGTGCCAAGGAAGTAGAAGAGGTTAAGAATATTGAGGAAACCGAGCCGCAAATGGGAGGAGAAGATTTTGCCTATTATTTGCAGGAAGTTCCGGGAACATTCTTTTACACAGGTGCAAAACCAGCAGTTGATGGCGATGGTTATCCGCACCATCACCCCAAATTTGATATCGATGAGAAAGCAATGCTGATTGCCGCTAAAACGCTTGGAACTGCGGCAGTAAACTGCCATTCTTAA
- a CDS encoding antibiotic biosynthesis monooxygenase family protein has product MNIYMTIGTLDFLKKIQAKYPNETMVPMLGTNGALLLHETKGKTVFSTPRKYVVLESIGEIGSNGLVIMNNIPVTDEGRPIFEHQFKNRVHSIENETGFIALRFLRPQASRTYVMIAIWENKTSYENWKSSSSCWEKDLKSIGKNGANLFDSSPHTNQYTITE; this is encoded by the coding sequence ATGAACATTTATATGACAATAGGAACACTTGATTTTCTGAAAAAGATTCAGGCTAAGTATCCAAATGAAACAATGGTACCGATGCTTGGTACGAACGGTGCTTTATTATTACATGAAACAAAGGGCAAGACTGTTTTTAGTACACCAAGAAAATATGTCGTTTTAGAGTCAATAGGCGAGATTGGCTCCAATGGTCTTGTTATTATGAATAACATTCCGGTAACAGACGAAGGACGACCGATATTTGAACATCAATTCAAAAATCGAGTCCATTCAATTGAAAATGAGACTGGTTTTATTGCTCTAAGATTTCTTCGGCCACAAGCGTCTAGGACATATGTCATGATTGCCATATGGGAAAATAAAACAAGCTATGAAAACTGGAAGAGCTCCTCCTCCTGTTGGGAAAAGGATTTAAAAAGCATAGGAAAGAATGGGGCGAACTTGTTTGACAGCTCACCACATACAAACCAATACACTATTACAGAATAG
- the hemE gene encoding uroporphyrinogen decarboxylase, with product MTRPINDTFLKAARGEKTEYVPVWYMRQAGRSQPEYREIKEKYSLFEITHQPELCAYVTRLPVEQYNVDAAILYKDIMTPLPAIGVDVEIKGGIGPVIDNPIKSLADVEKLGEIQPEEDVPYVLETIKLLTKEQLSVPLIGFSGAPFTLASYMIEGGPSRNYNKTKAFMYSEPKAWFALMDKLGDMIITYVKAQINAGAKAIQIFDSWVGAVNVEDYRYFIKPIMNRIFSSLKEENVPLIMFGVGASHLAMDWNELPLDVVGLDWRLPIQQAREMGINKTVQGNLDPAILLAPWEVIEERAKVILDQGMAKDGYIFNLGHGVFPSVNPEVLKKLTSFIHEYSASQLGRK from the coding sequence ATGACAAGGCCGATAAATGACACATTTTTAAAAGCCGCCAGAGGTGAAAAAACTGAATACGTACCTGTATGGTATATGAGGCAGGCGGGCCGTTCGCAGCCAGAATACAGGGAAATTAAAGAAAAATATTCATTATTCGAAATCACACACCAGCCGGAATTATGTGCGTATGTTACCCGTTTACCGGTTGAACAGTACAACGTCGATGCAGCTATTTTATATAAAGATATCATGACTCCGCTTCCTGCCATTGGTGTAGACGTGGAAATAAAGGGTGGAATTGGTCCAGTTATCGACAATCCGATCAAGTCACTTGCGGATGTTGAAAAACTTGGAGAAATTCAACCGGAAGAAGATGTTCCATATGTATTGGAAACAATCAAACTGTTAACAAAAGAACAGTTATCTGTTCCATTAATAGGTTTTTCAGGAGCACCGTTTACCCTGGCTAGTTATATGATTGAAGGTGGCCCTTCCCGAAATTATAACAAAACAAAAGCATTTATGTATTCAGAGCCGAAGGCATGGTTTGCCTTAATGGATAAACTGGGCGATATGATCATTACATATGTAAAAGCGCAAATAAACGCCGGAGCAAAGGCTATTCAAATTTTTGATTCATGGGTCGGTGCGGTGAATGTAGAGGATTATCGCTACTTTATTAAGCCAATTATGAACCGGATTTTTTCTTCATTAAAAGAAGAAAATGTTCCGTTGATTATGTTTGGTGTTGGGGCAAGCCATCTTGCAATGGATTGGAATGAGCTGCCCCTGGATGTGGTAGGATTGGACTGGCGCCTGCCAATTCAACAGGCAAGAGAAATGGGAATTAATAAAACTGTACAAGGAAATCTTGATCCTGCTATCCTTCTGGCTCCGTGGGAAGTGATTGAGGAAAGAGCAAAAGTAATTTTAGACCAGGGGATGGCTAAGGATGGCTATATTTTTAATCTTGGACACGGCGTCTTCCCATCTGTGAATCCAGAAGTACTGAAAAAATTAACATCCTTCATCCATGAATATTCTGCATCTCAATTAGGTCGTAAATAG
- the hemH gene encoding ferrochelatase yields MGKKKLGLLVMAYGTPYTLEDLERYYTHIRHGRKPTPEMIDDLKSRYEAIGGISPLAKITLEQAVKLEAQLNNMQDQFEFKMYLGLKHINPFIEDAVKQMYEDGIEEAVSIVLAPHFSTFSVKSYNDRAVEEAKKWGGPKIKPIESWYQEPRFIKYWSDQINQIVEKLPDEEKKEAVLIVSAHSLPEKILTFGDPYPIQLQETADLIAEQTLVKNYVIGWQSAGNTPDPWLGPDVQDLTRQLFDDHHYKAFIYAPVGFVCEHLEVLYDNDIECKAVTDELGVSYYRPEMPNSKDEFIQILAGVVLKKAEE; encoded by the coding sequence ATGGGAAAAAAGAAGCTGGGCTTGTTGGTAATGGCATACGGCACGCCTTATACATTAGAGGATTTAGAGCGTTATTATACACATATCCGTCATGGGAGAAAGCCGACTCCCGAAATGATTGATGACCTCAAGAGCCGTTATGAAGCAATTGGCGGGATATCTCCACTGGCCAAAATAACACTTGAACAAGCTGTAAAATTGGAAGCACAGTTAAATAATATGCAGGACCAGTTTGAATTTAAAATGTATCTTGGATTAAAGCATATTAATCCATTTATTGAGGACGCTGTAAAACAAATGTATGAGGATGGAATAGAAGAGGCTGTAAGTATTGTGCTAGCACCTCATTTTTCAACTTTTAGTGTCAAATCATATAATGACCGTGCGGTAGAGGAAGCGAAAAAATGGGGAGGACCAAAAATCAAGCCTATTGAAAGCTGGTATCAGGAGCCTCGCTTTATTAAATACTGGTCAGATCAAATTAATCAAATTGTTGAAAAATTGCCAGATGAGGAAAAGAAAGAGGCAGTCCTCATCGTATCGGCACACAGCTTACCTGAAAAGATTTTGACATTTGGCGATCCATATCCTATACAGCTCCAGGAAACTGCAGATCTAATTGCTGAACAAACTCTAGTTAAGAATTATGTTATTGGCTGGCAAAGTGCTGGGAATACGCCAGATCCGTGGCTTGGCCCGGATGTCCAGGATTTGACCAGGCAGTTATTTGATGATCATCATTATAAGGCTTTCATCTATGCGCCAGTAGGCTTTGTATGTGAGCATTTGGAAGTTCTTTATGACAATGACATCGAATGTAAAGCAGTAACAGATGAATTGGGTGTCAGCTATTACCGCCCGGAAATGCCTAATTCAAAAGATGAATTTATTCAAATACTTGCCGGTGTAGTGTTAAAGAAGGCAGAAGAATGA